A DNA window from Acidimicrobiales bacterium contains the following coding sequences:
- a CDS encoding acetate/propionate family kinase: MRVLVVNAGSSSLKLSVLGPDDVPVMERALPLPDPGDIADVVEEALRDVPAVAAAGHRVVHGGLEFRQAVVLGPALEDRLAGLATLAPLHNPPALAAIRRLQALRPGLPQVACFDTAFHATMPDEASTYALPAAWRRLGLRRFGFHGLSHAWAARRAAELLGRPARSLRLVTAHLGAGASLAAVDGGRSVDTTMGFSPLDGLVMATRSGSVDPGVLVWLLRHEHAGVDEIEDVLDRRSGLLGLSGTSADLRAVFEAADRGDDRARLAVGVYVHRLRAGIAAMVAAMGALDGVVFTGGAGEGSPRLRRDAAGGLGFLGIVLDPARNEASEPDRVVSPDRVVSPDGVEPAVLVVRAREDLEIARQVRALVPAP, encoded by the coding sequence GTGCGAGTGCTCGTGGTCAATGCGGGGTCGAGCAGCCTCAAGCTGAGCGTGCTCGGCCCCGACGACGTCCCGGTCATGGAACGCGCCCTCCCCCTGCCGGACCCGGGGGACATCGCCGACGTGGTGGAGGAGGCACTCCGGGACGTGCCGGCCGTGGCCGCCGCCGGGCACCGCGTGGTGCACGGCGGGCTCGAGTTCCGCCAGGCCGTCGTGCTCGGGCCCGCCCTCGAGGATCGGCTGGCGGGCCTGGCCACGCTGGCCCCGCTCCACAACCCGCCGGCCCTGGCGGCGATCCGCAGGCTCCAGGCGCTTCGGCCCGGCCTCCCCCAGGTGGCGTGCTTCGACACCGCCTTCCACGCCACGATGCCCGACGAGGCCTCGACGTACGCGCTGCCCGCCGCCTGGCGACGTCTCGGGCTCCGGCGATTCGGGTTCCATGGCCTCAGCCACGCCTGGGCCGCCCGGCGGGCCGCCGAGCTGCTGGGCCGCCCTGCCCGCTCCCTGCGGCTCGTCACCGCCCACCTGGGCGCGGGGGCGTCGCTGGCGGCGGTGGACGGCGGGCGGTCGGTCGACACCACCATGGGATTCTCCCCCCTCGACGGGCTCGTGATGGCGACGCGCTCGGGGAGCGTCGACCCCGGCGTGCTCGTGTGGCTGTTGCGCCACGAGCACGCCGGGGTCGACGAGATCGAGGACGTCCTGGACCGCCGCTCGGGCCTGCTCGGCCTGTCGGGCACCTCCGCCGACCTGCGGGCGGTGTTCGAGGCCGCCGACCGGGGCGACGACCGGGCGCGGCTGGCCGTCGGCGTGTACGTCCACCGGCTGCGCGCCGGCATCGCCGCCATGGTGGCGGCCATGGGTGCGCTGGACGGCGTGGTCTTCACGGGCGGCGCGGGCGAGGGCTCGCCACGACTGCGGCGCGATGCCGCCGGGGGGCTCGGGTTCCTCGGGATCGTGCTCGACCCGGCGCGCAACGAGGCGTCGGAGCCCGACCGCGTGGTGTCCCCCGACCGCGTGGTGTCCCCGGACGGCGTCGAGCCGGCCGTGCTGGTCGTGCGCGCCCGCGAGGACCTCGAGATCGCCCGGCAGGTCCGCGCCCTGGTCCCCGCCCCTTAG
- a CDS encoding zinc-dependent alcohol dehydrogenase family protein: MRAWEVVSPGPVAGHPLRLAERARPVPGPGQVRVRVSVCGVCRTDLHVVEGDLPVHRPAVVPGHEVVGVVDAVGAGATRFEPGDRIGVAWLATTCGRCRFCRRGDENLCPEATFTGWDHDGGYGEAAVVDERYAYRLPDALADEQAAPLLCAGIIGYRALRRTELPPGGRLGLYGFGGSAHLTAQVAMRQGAEVHVMTRSADARRLAAELGVSSVGRADAAAPVPLDAAIVFAPAGEIVPRALAALDRGGVLVIAGIHLSDVPPLHYQDHLFYERQVRSVTANTRRDGEEFLRLASRLGVMATTTTYPLQEADRALADLAGDRVTGAAVLRVTPET, from the coding sequence GTGCGCGCCTGGGAGGTCGTCTCGCCCGGACCCGTGGCGGGACACCCGCTCCGCCTGGCCGAGCGGGCCCGACCGGTGCCCGGCCCGGGCCAGGTGCGCGTGCGCGTCTCGGTATGCGGCGTGTGCCGCACGGACCTGCACGTGGTCGAGGGCGACCTCCCGGTCCACCGCCCCGCCGTCGTGCCGGGCCACGAGGTCGTCGGTGTCGTGGACGCCGTGGGCGCCGGCGCCACGCGCTTCGAGCCCGGGGACCGCATCGGCGTCGCCTGGCTGGCCACCACCTGCGGCCGCTGCCGGTTCTGCCGACGCGGGGACGAGAATTTGTGCCCCGAGGCCACCTTCACGGGCTGGGACCACGACGGCGGCTACGGCGAAGCGGCCGTCGTCGACGAGCGCTACGCCTACCGGCTCCCCGACGCCCTGGCCGACGAGCAGGCCGCCCCGCTGCTGTGCGCCGGCATCATCGGCTACCGCGCCCTGCGCCGCACCGAACTGCCCCCGGGTGGGCGCCTGGGCCTCTACGGGTTCGGAGGATCGGCGCACCTGACCGCCCAGGTGGCCATGCGCCAGGGCGCCGAGGTCCACGTCATGACCCGGTCCGCGGACGCCCGGCGCCTGGCGGCCGAGCTCGGGGTGTCCTCGGTGGGCCGGGCCGACGCCGCAGCGCCGGTCCCCCTCGACGCCGCCATCGTGTTCGCCCCGGCGGGCGAGATCGTGCCCAGGGCCCTGGCGGCCCTCGACCGTGGCGGGGTGCTCGTCATCGCCGGGATCCATCTGAGCGACGTGCCGCCGTTGCACTATCAGGACCACCTCTTCTACGAGCGGCAGGTGCGCAGCGTCACGGCCAACACACGACGCGACGGGGAAGAGTTCCTCCGCCTGGCGTCGCGTCTCGGCGTAATGGCGACGACGACCACCTATCCACTGCAGGAGGCCGACCGCGCCCTGGCCGACCTCGCCGGGGACCGCGTCACCGGGGCCGCCGTGCTCCGGGTGACCCCGGAGACGTGA
- a CDS encoding phosphoketolase family protein, whose protein sequence is MHDAADAPSRSPEEPVAVRGTGGDTAPEDLSGLDAYWRAANYLSVGQIYLLDNPLLREPLRVEHIKPRLLGHWGTSPGLNFVYAHLNRVITRRDASVLYVCGPGHGGPAMVANAWLEGTYSELYSHVSTDATGMARLFRQFSFPGGIPSHAAPDTPGSINEGGELGYSLAHAYGAAFDNPDLVVACVVGDGEAETGALATSWHANKFLDPQRDGAVLPVLHLNGYKIANPTVLARIPEHELTSLLAGYGYRPWIVDGGFDGEDPMLVHQRMAVALDAAFDEIARIWAQARSGGDRRRPAWPMVVLRTPKGWTGPRFVDGVAVEGTARSHQVPLDEVRSNPAHLAQLEQWMRSYGPDELFDEHGRPTPVVTGVAPVGERRMSAVPVANGGVLLEDLELPDWSAYAVEVDTPGPALHGATWVLGEYLRDVIRANPSTFRLFGPDETASNRLQAVFEATDRAWMGRVVDGDDHLAPGGRVLEVLSEHLCQGWLEGYLLSGRHGLFNCYEAFIHIVDSMFNQHAKWLESARHIPWRRSVASLNYLLSSHVWRQDHNGFSHQDPGFLDVVVNKQASVIRVYLPPDANCLLSVADHCLRSRDYVNVIVAGKHPEHDWLSADAAMIHCTRGAGVWEFASNDAGSMPDVVMACCGDVPTLETLAAVDLLRRHLPDLKVRVVNVVDLMRLQPESEHPHGLTDREFDTMFTTDRPVVFAFHGYPFLIHRLTYRRANHDNIHVRGYKEHGTTTTPFDMVMLNDLDRFHLVIDVLDRVPGLEVRTAALRQQMVDARFEARRYTREHGEDPADIAQWRWPG, encoded by the coding sequence ATGCACGACGCGGCCGACGCCCCGTCCCGTTCGCCGGAGGAGCCCGTCGCCGTGCGGGGCACCGGCGGTGACACCGCGCCCGAGGACCTCTCGGGGTTGGACGCCTACTGGCGCGCCGCCAACTACCTGTCGGTCGGCCAGATCTACCTCCTCGACAACCCCCTCCTGCGCGAGCCGTTGCGTGTCGAGCACATCAAGCCCCGACTCCTCGGCCACTGGGGGACGAGCCCGGGCCTGAACTTCGTCTACGCGCACCTCAACCGCGTCATCACCCGGCGCGACGCCAGCGTCCTGTACGTGTGCGGCCCGGGACACGGTGGGCCGGCCATGGTGGCCAACGCCTGGTTGGAGGGGACCTACAGCGAGCTGTACTCCCACGTCTCGACGGACGCCACCGGGATGGCCCGGCTCTTCCGGCAGTTCTCGTTCCCCGGCGGCATCCCCAGCCACGCCGCACCGGATACCCCCGGCTCGATCAACGAGGGCGGCGAGCTCGGCTACAGCCTGGCGCACGCCTACGGCGCGGCATTCGACAACCCCGACCTCGTCGTGGCCTGCGTCGTCGGTGACGGCGAGGCCGAGACCGGTGCGCTCGCCACCAGCTGGCACGCCAACAAGTTCCTCGACCCGCAGCGTGACGGCGCCGTGCTCCCCGTCCTGCACCTGAACGGGTACAAGATCGCCAACCCCACGGTGCTGGCCAGGATCCCCGAGCACGAGCTGACATCGCTCCTCGCCGGCTACGGCTACCGGCCCTGGATCGTCGACGGGGGCTTCGACGGCGAGGACCCGATGCTCGTGCACCAGCGGATGGCGGTCGCCCTCGACGCCGCCTTCGACGAGATCGCACGCATCTGGGCGCAGGCCCGATCGGGCGGTGACCGCCGGCGGCCGGCGTGGCCCATGGTGGTCCTGCGCACCCCGAAGGGCTGGACGGGCCCGCGTTTCGTCGACGGCGTCGCCGTGGAGGGTACGGCCCGCTCGCACCAGGTCCCCCTCGACGAGGTCCGGAGCAACCCCGCGCACCTCGCCCAGCTCGAGCAGTGGATGCGCAGCTACGGCCCCGACGAGCTGTTCGACGAGCACGGCCGGCCCACCCCCGTCGTCACGGGCGTGGCCCCGGTGGGTGAGCGCCGCATGAGCGCCGTCCCGGTCGCCAACGGGGGCGTGCTGCTCGAAGACCTCGAGCTCCCGGACTGGTCGGCCTACGCCGTGGAGGTCGACACGCCGGGCCCGGCCCTCCACGGCGCCACGTGGGTGCTCGGCGAGTACCTGCGCGACGTGATCAGGGCCAACCCGTCGACCTTCCGGCTCTTCGGCCCCGACGAGACGGCGTCGAACCGCCTGCAGGCCGTGTTCGAGGCCACCGACCGGGCGTGGATGGGCCGGGTCGTCGACGGCGACGACCACCTGGCCCCCGGGGGGCGCGTCCTCGAGGTCCTGTCCGAGCACCTCTGCCAGGGCTGGCTCGAGGGATACCTGCTGTCCGGGCGCCACGGCCTGTTCAACTGCTACGAGGCCTTCATCCACATCGTGGACTCCATGTTCAACCAGCATGCCAAGTGGCTGGAGTCGGCCCGTCACATCCCGTGGCGGCGGTCGGTGGCCTCGCTCAACTACCTGCTGTCGAGCCACGTCTGGCGCCAGGACCACAACGGCTTCTCGCACCAGGACCCGGGGTTCCTCGACGTGGTCGTGAACAAGCAGGCGTCGGTCATCCGCGTCTATCTCCCCCCGGACGCCAATTGCCTGCTGTCGGTGGCGGACCACTGCCTGCGCAGCCGCGACTACGTCAACGTCATCGTGGCGGGCAAGCACCCCGAGCACGACTGGCTGTCGGCCGACGCCGCCATGATCCACTGCACGCGCGGGGCGGGCGTCTGGGAGTTCGCGTCGAACGACGCCGGGTCGATGCCCGACGTCGTGATGGCCTGCTGCGGGGACGTGCCCACGCTCGAGACCCTGGCGGCCGTCGACCTGCTGCGCCGGCACCTGCCCGACCTGAAGGTGCGGGTCGTGAACGTGGTCGACCTCATGCGGCTGCAGCCCGAGTCGGAGCACCCGCACGGCCTGACCGACCGGGAGTTCGACACGATGTTCACGACCGACCGACCGGTCGTGTTCGCCTTCCACGGGTACCCGTTCCTGATCCACCGGCTGACGTACCGCCGCGCCAACCACGACAACATCCACGTGCGCGGCTACAAGGAGCACGGTACGACCACGACGCCGTTCGACATGGTCATGCTGAACGACCTCGACCGCTTCCATCTGGTCATCGACGTCCTCGACCGGGTGCCCGGCCTCGAGGTGCGGACCGCTGCACTGCGCCAGCAGATGGTCGACGCCCGGTTCGAGGCTCGTCGCTACACCCGTGAGCACGGCGAGGACCCGGCGGACATCGCGCAGTGGCGCTGGCCGGGTTGA
- a CDS encoding DUF5679 domain-containing protein, which produces MASYEGYCVKCREKRQFEGTEVELANGRRAAQGSCPTCGTKMNRILGKK; this is translated from the coding sequence GTGGCGTCGTACGAGGGCTATTGCGTGAAGTGCCGTGAGAAGCGGCAGTTCGAGGGCACCGAAGTCGAGCTCGCCAACGGTCGGCGTGCCGCCCAGGGCAGCTGCCCGACCTGCGGGACCAAGATGAACAGGATCCTGGGCAAGAAGTAG
- a CDS encoding sensor domain-containing diguanylate cyclase, with protein sequence MTVGTSGGPGLGAARQDVSGALTSVVVRYVRGRVGDEGVARMLELGGETRPAAVLEDPTSWSSHDEAVALLDAAAVVTGDPDIGRHVGEEMLRQHDGTEVADLLRSLGSPGELLRNVAAAAAKFSTVSTVEPLEVGDAHAVVRAITRPGFARHPQICAFTKGLLSQVPALFGLVPAVVGESECQARGGRFCLYSVAWEAGQWSSFVDGRTSLYTAAWSDRTVVEARSQIELDEHERIAALEGQVRQLTKRLEGVYSTAADLLAAEDIEGVLARITARAAHAVNAPRYLLVVQTSSDATYQLHHHGFSEDEANLLAHELLADRPDDLGGSRLIVDIASSRRHYGRLAAVYPEGMRFFTQEQQILAVYGDYAATALDVVTALDEARRSNATASALLDFSRALSGADTVDEVVATLLATVPTVAGCERATVMLWDPDTETLTVRHPAPGWAPVVPDDAGATAPDDTPGAGPAGGAGAGAGAADETLTIHRSATPLVERLLHRREIVIVDRATDDPFVQSVLAGSDTATAVIAPLFSGDEFLGFVAADFEHRMDDMLRTDRGLHERLRGLADHAVTALQNARLLEQIRHMAWHDALTGLPNRRLLADRARQALLRATRTGESVCIFFVDLDRLKHVNDALGHASGDELIQQAGRRLCETVRRQDTVARLGGDEFAVLLPDVGDLEAVSELAGRALHALGQPYVVSGRDVHTTASIGIALAPLHGGTYDELLSSADAAMYQSKGTGGNNFRVFMAEPPGPRPDDARQEAGTRPGPAPA encoded by the coding sequence ATGACGGTGGGAACGTCGGGAGGGCCCGGGCTCGGGGCCGCCCGCCAGGATGTCTCGGGCGCGCTGACGAGCGTCGTGGTGCGCTACGTGCGCGGGCGCGTCGGGGACGAGGGCGTGGCCCGCATGCTCGAGCTCGGAGGCGAGACCCGGCCGGCGGCGGTGCTCGAGGACCCCACCAGCTGGAGCTCGCACGACGAGGCGGTGGCACTGCTCGACGCCGCCGCCGTGGTCACCGGCGACCCCGACATCGGCCGCCATGTCGGCGAGGAGATGCTCCGCCAGCACGATGGCACCGAGGTCGCCGACCTGTTGCGCTCCCTGGGCTCACCCGGCGAGCTGTTGCGCAACGTGGCCGCCGCCGCCGCCAAGTTCTCGACCGTCTCGACCGTGGAGCCCCTCGAGGTCGGCGACGCCCACGCCGTGGTGCGCGCCATCACCCGACCGGGCTTCGCACGCCACCCCCAGATCTGCGCATTCACGAAGGGCCTCCTGTCACAGGTCCCCGCCCTGTTCGGCCTCGTCCCCGCCGTCGTGGGCGAGTCGGAGTGCCAGGCTCGGGGAGGGCGCTTCTGCCTCTACAGCGTGGCCTGGGAAGCGGGGCAGTGGTCCTCCTTCGTCGACGGGCGCACCAGCCTGTACACCGCGGCCTGGAGCGACAGGACCGTGGTGGAGGCGCGCTCGCAGATCGAGCTCGACGAGCACGAGCGCATCGCCGCCCTGGAGGGCCAGGTGCGGCAGCTCACCAAGCGCCTCGAGGGCGTGTACTCCACGGCGGCCGACCTCCTCGCCGCCGAGGACATCGAAGGGGTCCTCGCCCGCATCACGGCCCGGGCGGCGCACGCCGTCAACGCTCCCCGGTACCTCCTCGTGGTGCAGACGTCGTCGGACGCCACCTACCAGCTGCACCATCACGGATTCTCCGAGGACGAGGCCAACCTGCTCGCCCACGAGCTGCTCGCTGACCGGCCCGACGACCTCGGCGGATCGCGCCTGATCGTCGACATCGCGTCGTCGCGTCGACACTACGGCCGCCTCGCCGCGGTCTATCCGGAGGGCATGCGGTTCTTCACGCAGGAGCAGCAGATCCTCGCCGTCTACGGGGACTACGCCGCCACCGCGCTCGACGTCGTCACCGCCCTCGACGAGGCCCGGCGCTCGAACGCCACGGCGAGTGCCCTGCTCGACTTCTCGCGGGCGCTCTCGGGCGCCGACACCGTCGACGAGGTGGTGGCCACGCTGCTCGCCACCGTCCCCACCGTCGCGGGTTGCGAGCGCGCCACGGTGATGCTGTGGGACCCCGACACCGAGACCCTCACCGTACGGCACCCCGCTCCCGGGTGGGCCCCCGTCGTGCCCGACGACGCCGGCGCGACCGCGCCGGACGACACCCCCGGCGCCGGGCCGGCGGGAGGGGCCGGAGCCGGCGCCGGGGCCGCCGACGAGACACTCACGATCCACCGGTCGGCCACACCACTGGTCGAGCGGCTCCTGCATCGGCGGGAGATCGTCATCGTGGACCGCGCCACCGACGACCCGTTCGTGCAATCGGTGCTGGCGGGCTCCGACACCGCCACGGCGGTGATCGCCCCCCTGTTCTCGGGCGACGAGTTCCTGGGGTTCGTCGCCGCCGACTTCGAGCACCGCATGGACGACATGCTGCGCACCGACCGGGGGCTGCACGAGCGGCTGCGGGGCCTCGCCGACCACGCCGTGACCGCCCTCCAGAACGCTCGGCTGCTGGAGCAGATCAGGCACATGGCATGGCACGACGCCCTCACCGGCCTGCCGAACCGGCGGCTGCTCGCCGACCGGGCGCGCCAGGCGCTGTTGCGCGCCACGCGCACCGGCGAGTCCGTCTGCATCTTCTTCGTCGACCTCGACCGCTTGAAGCACGTCAACGACGCCCTGGGCCACGCCTCGGGCGACGAGCTCATCCAGCAGGCGGGGCGCCGCCTGTGCGAGACCGTGCGCCGCCAGGACACCGTGGCCCGCCTCGGCGGCGACGAGTTCGCCGTGCTCCTGCCGGACGTGGGGGACCTCGAGGCGGTGTCGGAGCTCGCCGGCCGGGCCCTCCACGCCCTCGGCCAGCCCTATGTCGTTTCGGGCCGCGACGTGCACACGACGGCGTCGATCGGCATCGCGCTCGCCCCCCTCCACGGCGGGACCTACGACGAGCTGCTGTCGAGCGCCGACGCCGCCATGTACCAGTCGAAGGGAACGGGTGGCAACAACTTCCGCGTCTTCATGGCGGAGCCCCCGGGCCCGCGGCCCGACGACGCCCGGCAAGAGGCCGGGACCCGCCCCGGCCCGGCTCCCGCCTGA
- a CDS encoding pyridoxamine 5'-phosphate oxidase family protein: MTNERGAAPVPAGGLVPPRRVDTGRASPGTWGAGGGGGVLEEIGEEDCLALLGGERVGRLVVSGRPPHVFPVNFVLDGRAVVMRTAAGTKLDAVRRDAEVCFEVDNIDRVAESGWSVVVTGHVREEIHIHDGSPQPRPEPWSAGVRAYWLRLTPTAMTGRRVRPGPRRSAPPATAGHPGR; the protein is encoded by the coding sequence ATGACCAATGAGCGCGGGGCGGCGCCGGTTCCGGCGGGCGGGCTCGTGCCCCCGCGGCGGGTCGACACCGGTCGAGCGTCCCCGGGGACATGGGGAGCGGGCGGGGGCGGCGGCGTCCTGGAGGAGATCGGCGAGGAGGACTGCCTGGCCCTCCTGGGCGGTGAGCGCGTCGGCCGTCTGGTGGTCTCGGGCCGGCCGCCCCACGTCTTCCCGGTGAACTTCGTGCTCGACGGCCGTGCCGTCGTGATGCGCACGGCGGCCGGGACCAAGCTCGACGCCGTGCGGCGCGACGCCGAGGTGTGCTTCGAGGTGGACAACATCGACCGCGTCGCCGAGTCGGGGTGGAGCGTGGTCGTGACCGGCCACGTCCGCGAGGAGATCCACATCCACGACGGATCGCCCCAGCCGAGGCCCGAGCCGTGGTCCGCCGGTGTGCGCGCCTACTGGCTGCGCCTGACGCCCACGGCCATGACGGGGCGCCGCGTGCGGCCCGGGCCCCGCCGGTCGGCGCCGCCGGCGACCGCCGGGCACCCCGGCCGCTAA
- a CDS encoding zinc-binding alcohol dehydrogenase family protein encodes MKAAVYDRTGGPEVLRYADVPDPVAGPGDVLVGVEAVSIEGGDTLSRAGGEMGTAPHIVGYQCAGTVVAVGSEVGGFAVGDRVVTVGLDGSHAELRAVPTPFCWAVPDGLSTEEAACVPVPFGTADDCLFEFGRLQAGETALVHAGASGVGIAAVQLAARAGARVLATASSDDKLARLAALGLDDGINYAATDFVAEVRRLTDGRGADVIVDSVGGTTLQGSLRALAYRGRCVTVGDAGRDALEQLDVSTLRPNNQSLTGYFLGAELFLSPRPHAVIAGHLADVAAGRLSVVIDRRFALSEAAAAHAYIESRQAFGRVLLVP; translated from the coding sequence GTGAAGGCAGCCGTCTACGACCGAACGGGGGGGCCCGAGGTCCTGCGCTACGCCGACGTGCCGGACCCGGTGGCGGGGCCCGGCGACGTCCTGGTGGGCGTCGAGGCCGTCAGCATCGAGGGTGGCGACACCCTCAGCCGCGCCGGCGGGGAGATGGGCACGGCGCCGCACATCGTCGGCTACCAGTGCGCGGGAACGGTGGTGGCGGTCGGGAGCGAGGTGGGCGGGTTCGCCGTGGGCGACCGGGTGGTGACCGTCGGGCTCGACGGGTCGCACGCCGAGCTTCGGGCCGTGCCCACGCCGTTCTGTTGGGCCGTGCCGGACGGCCTGTCGACCGAGGAGGCCGCCTGCGTCCCCGTGCCGTTCGGCACCGCCGACGACTGCCTGTTCGAGTTCGGCCGCCTCCAGGCGGGGGAGACCGCGCTCGTCCACGCGGGGGCGAGCGGCGTGGGGATCGCCGCGGTCCAGCTGGCGGCACGCGCCGGCGCCCGGGTGCTCGCCACGGCCTCGAGCGACGACAAGCTCGCCCGCCTCGCTGCGCTCGGCCTCGACGACGGGATCAACTACGCGGCCACGGACTTCGTGGCCGAGGTGCGCCGGCTCACCGACGGGCGCGGCGCGGACGTGATCGTGGACTCGGTGGGCGGCACCACCCTGCAGGGCAGCCTGCGCGCCCTCGCCTACCGGGGCCGCTGCGTCACGGTGGGGGACGCCGGGCGCGACGCCCTGGAGCAGCTCGACGTGTCGACCCTGCGCCCCAACAACCAGAGCCTCACCGGCTACTTCCTCGGCGCCGAGCTGTTCCTGAGCCCGCGTCCCCACGCCGTGATCGCCGGGCACCTGGCGGACGTCGCCGCCGGCCGCCTCAGTGTCGTCATCGACCGCCGCTTCGCCCTGTCGGAGGCCGCGGCCGCCCACGCCTACATCGAGAGCCGGCAGGCCTTCGGCCGCGTCCTCCTCGTCCCCTGA
- a CDS encoding maleylpyruvate isomerase family mycothiol-dependent enzyme: protein MPTRAVEPVVAILDEEWHAISALAQELADVEWDLPSECPGWSVRDVLAHMIGTERWLLGEPEPDPLPDVPDFVRNDLGASNEAWVAQCRPLPAGAVADEFRAVTARRLDEMRSWPEERFAAVGPSPVGPVPYREFMRVRAMDCWVHEQDMRVATGRPGHCTGPVAQLALGRLASGMPFVVGKQAAAPEGSCVRFELRGPVLGRLDVAVRGGRASIVTAGDDETGAVLELDDEVFWRLACGRVTGAAARDAGLVVVHGDADLARRVLDAMAFMV from the coding sequence ATGCCAACGCGAGCAGTCGAGCCGGTCGTGGCGATCCTCGACGAGGAGTGGCACGCCATCTCCGCTCTGGCGCAGGAGCTCGCCGACGTCGAGTGGGACCTGCCGTCGGAGTGCCCCGGCTGGAGCGTGCGCGACGTCCTGGCGCACATGATCGGGACCGAGCGCTGGCTGCTCGGCGAGCCCGAGCCCGACCCGCTGCCCGACGTACCCGACTTCGTGCGCAACGACCTCGGCGCCAGCAACGAGGCATGGGTGGCGCAGTGCCGGCCGCTCCCGGCCGGTGCGGTCGCCGACGAGTTCAGGGCGGTCACGGCGCGGCGGCTCGACGAGATGCGCTCGTGGCCCGAGGAGCGCTTCGCGGCTGTGGGTCCGAGCCCGGTGGGGCCGGTCCCGTACCGCGAGTTCATGCGCGTGCGCGCCATGGACTGCTGGGTGCACGAGCAGGACATGCGCGTGGCCACCGGGCGGCCCGGCCACTGCACCGGGCCCGTCGCGCAGCTGGCGCTCGGCCGGCTGGCGTCGGGCATGCCCTTCGTCGTCGGCAAGCAGGCGGCCGCGCCCGAGGGCTCGTGCGTGCGCTTCGAGTTGCGCGGGCCGGTGCTCGGGCGCCTGGACGTGGCCGTGCGCGGAGGCCGGGCGAGCATCGTCACCGCCGGCGACGACGAGACGGGCGCCGTGCTCGAGCTCGACGACGAGGTGTTCTGGCGCCTGGCGTGCGGCCGGGTCACGGGCGCCGCGGCCCGTGACGCCGGCCTGGTCGTCGTCCACGGTGACGCCGATCTGGCGCGGCGGGTGCTCGACGCCATGGCGTTCATGGTCTGA